AGGCGGACAAAAATTGGAGAATGGGCGTGGAATATATCTACAATCAGCTCGTTTCCTCGCTTCAGACACACGGACTCTCAATTATTTCTCCCAAAGCAGGTGATGTATTTAGTCCCGCAGAGCATGATGCCGTGAGTTCAGAGAAGACCGAGGATAAGGAAAGTGATCACAAGATTGCATCAGTATCCCAAAAAGGTTACCGGTTAGGTGACAAGGTGCTTCGTCCGGCAAAAGTCATTATTTACGACCTATCCGAATAAATGCTATAATCTCTAAATGGACAAAAAACTGAAAAAATACATAGCATATCCTAAGTCCTCTAAGGAAAAAAAAGCGGGGTCCTTTTTTGAGCTTGCGCTAAAACATGCCGTAAGCGGAGGCAGAAAAAACCGGAATCTGTCTAAAGAGATAGATAGAGTTTTATATGGAGCATAGATCCATAATAATAGACAGCAGTTTTTTGGTTGCCCTGTATCTGACAAACGATTCACAGCACGGTCAGGCTAAGATCATAGCAAATAAACTGGCGAGCATGCCAAAAACCATAGTTATTCATCCGTATGTTGTGGAGGAAGTAGCTACGATTTTGGCATACCGCGTCGGAACAGCACTTTCGCAAAGATTCTTGATTGACCTCACAGCGTCCACCGAATCAACCCTTTTCGCCCCGGTAGTTATAAAGCGCGATATAGAATTCTTTCAAGCATTGAACAAGAAAATTTCCTTTGCAGATGCCACGATAATATATTTGGCAAAACAAATGAATTCTCCGATTTTGACTTTTGACAAGCAAATGCTTTCAATATTAAAAAATTTGTAACCATGCTTACGTCATCATATTTCAACCAGCAAATACATGAAAAAATGATCCGCGCGGAGGATGGCCGCTCTTTTCGTGTGCTTTTTGCTACTGCGTTAATTGACGGGGAACTCTGCTGGCGAGTCATTTCCGCGACGGAAATATGCAGACTTGACGCAGACTTGACGCAGAATCCACGCAGAAAAGAAAGTTCTACGCTTTACTTACCGTCGGATATTTCTTATTCTGACGTTAAGGATAAAGGATTAAGGATTAAGGATTCCTACCGCTCTCCATATTTTGATAACCTAAAATTTTTTGTGTCACAAATGACAAGGGCCCCTTCCTCCCATCAGATGAGGGGAGGTGCCGAGTCTGCGAGGCGGAGGGGTGTTGAAGTACCATATTATGCGAACAATTCACAACCTATCTGAAAACAAATCATTGAGAAAGAAGTTAAGAAATAACGCCACACCGCAGGAAATTATTATGTGGTCTCGCTTGAAAGGTAACCAACTCGGGCACAAGTTTCGCCGCCAACACGGAATAGGGAAGTATATAGTGGATTTTTATTGTCCGGAAAAGAAACTCATCATTGAACTGGATGGCTCACAACATATTGACTCTGGCTACGATAAGATGAGGTCGGAATATCTTGAGAGTGTTGGATGCAAGATAATAAGATTCTGGGATAGTGAAGTGAATACAAACATTGATGGGGTGTTAATGAAGATACAAAGTGCGTTAGAATAGAAAGCACACCACCCCGTCGCATCAGAATGCGTCACCCCTCCTCGGATGAGGAGGGGAGGAAGAAAGAATGTATAGATATTTCTTTTGACCCCACCTCCCCTCAGACGAGGGGAGGTGCCCAGAGGGCGGAGGGGTGTTGAAGAACTGAAATCAAGGAATAAAAAAACACCCCAATCGCTTGAGGTGTTCGTAAACAAAAAACGGCCCGTTCGCGAGTTGAAACTCTTGAACAGGCCGTGATGAGAGGGGCGATGGCACCCTAATTCAAGGCGACAGTAAGTACATAGCGGCAAAAACCGTAAAGATTATGCCGAATGCCAAGAACCCCCGTCTGATGAACTTCAATGTCTTGAGCTGCTGTGCGACGATATCTTCGGGGTACTCACACTTCACAATCCTCTTCTGCAATCTCTTGTTGTAGTATGCTAAAATGAAGCATCCTACCGCGAGTATCATACAGGCAACTATGGGAGTAATCATTTTCTCCTTCCTATTTGAATTGTTCGGCTACCTCTTGACATTATATACTATTACCAGTATATTGTCAACTGCCCCATGGAACACGAAACATGGAGCATGTAGCACCAGAATTTCCGGATTTCTTATGTTCCATGTTACATGTTCCATACTCATTCACGGTCATTTGTTGAATTTGTATCATTAGCAGATTAGTAATCAAATAAAACTATGTCAAAAATACTCGGAATCGACCTCGGCACCACCTTTTCCGCAATCGCGGTTATGGAAGGAGGAACGCCGAAGATAATTGAAAACGCCGAAGGCGCGCGTACAACGCCTTCAATAGTTGCCGAATCAAAAACCGGCGAACGGCTTGTGGGTCTTCTCGCCAAACGTCAGGCCGTTACCAATCCCAAAAACACCGTCTACCAAATCAAACGCTTTATCGGTCACACTTACGACGAGGCGGGCGTTCAGAAGGATATTAAAAACGTACCCTTTGAAACGCGTAAATCCGACAAGGGAAGCATTGAAGTAAAAATGGCCGACAAATGGCTTCGTCCTGAAGAAATTTCAGCCATGATTTTAGGCAAGCTCAAGGCGGACGCGGAAGCGCGGTTCGGCGAAAAAATTACCGAAGCAGTCATCACCGTTCCGGCATATTTCAACGACAGCCAAAGGCAGGCCACAAAGGACGCGGGCAAAATTGCGGGTCTTGACGTAAAACGAATTATAAACGAGCCGACCGCCGCCGCGCTCGCGTACGGCTTTAACAAAAAGAAAGAGGAAAAAATCGCCGTCTTTGACTTTGGAGGTGGTACTTTTGACGTTTCTATTTTGGAAGTCGGCGACGATGTCATTGAAGTCAAATCCACGGACGGCGACTCGCATTTGGGCGGTAGAGACATTGACGCAAAAGTAGTCGCCTGGCTCGCTGACGAGTTTAAAAAAGAAAACGTTATTGATCTACGCAAAGACCCTCTGGCTCTCCAGCGACTGGACGAAGCGGCCGAAAAAGCGAAAATTGAACTTTCAACGGCAACCCAGACAGAGATAAATATTCCATTTATCACTTCAGGAGTGGACGGACCAAAGCACCTTCTTGTAACAATGACCCGCGCCAAACTTGAAGAGTTGGCGGGAGAATTTGTGGAGCGAGCCATGGATATTACAAAACGGGCCATGGAGGCCTCGCCTTTTAAAGTGGGAGAAATAAACGAAGTCATACTCGTCGGCGGTCAAACCAGAATGCCCGCCCTTCAAAAGGCGGTAAAAGAATTTTTTGGCAAAGAACCGCATATGGGCGTAAACCCCGACGAAGTGGTGGCAATAGGAGCGGCAATTCAAGGGGGAATACTCGGTGGCGACGTGAAGGACATTTTGCTTTTGGATGTTATTCCGCTTTCTTTGGGAATTGAAACAATGGGCGGAGTGGCTACAAAACTTATTGAGAAAAACACTACCGTACCGACCTCGCGCTCGCAGACCTTTTCAACGGCCGCCGACAACCAGACTCAGGTGGAAATACATATTACTCAAGGCGAGAGACCTATGGCTCCTGACAACAAATCCCTCGGAAAATTTATTCTGGATGGAATCCCTCCGGCGCCTCGCGGGATGCCACAGGTAGAAGTAACCTTTGACATAGACGCAAACGGTATTTTAAATGTCAAAGCCAAGGACAAAACATCGGGTAAAGAACAGTCAATCCGTATTGAAGCGTCTTCGGGGCTTTCGCAAGATGAAATAGAAAAAATGAAGAAAGAGGCGGAAGCTCACAGCGCGGAAGACCAAAAGAAAAAAGAGTTGGTGGAAGCCAAAAATCTGGCCGAACAGCTATCCTACACGGCGGAGAAGTCCCTCAAAGACGCGGGCGAAAAAGTGCCGGCGGATTTAAAGAAAACCATTGAAGAAAAAATCGCCGCGCTTAAAACCGCGCAAAACGGACAAGACGTGGGCGCTATAAAATCGGCAAGCGAAGCGCTGTCCGTGGAAATGCAAAAAATTGGCCCGCATATGAATGCGAGCAATAACCAAGATACAAGAAACAATAACCAAACGGAGGAGAAGAAGGACGGGAATGTGAGAGATGCCGAAGTGAAGGAGGAAAATCCCTCTAATTCCTCGGGACAGGGAAAAGACGAGGGGGAAGAGAAGAAGGGATAAAGAGGTGTAGATGTTGTAAATCTGTGAATTACGAAATGTCTTTTTCGCCGAGGTTTTCGCGGCGCACGAAGATTTTTTACTAAAAATCTTCTCTCTCCGGCGCCGGCCGCGCCTCCGAAGGCGCCTCTCAAACCTCGCCTCAACACCATTTCGTAATTCAAGGTAAATGGAAAAAAACCGGTCGGGTTCCGAAAGGGACCGGCCGGTTTTTGATTGACTCTGTGTTTTTTTCTCGGTTTTTCCCCACATTTCATGAATTCCACTTGAAATATCCAAAAAGGAGAGTATAATCTAAATATGTCAAAAAACTATTATGAAGTTCTGGGAGTGGACAAGTCCGCCTCAAAAGACGAAATAAAAAAAGCCTTCAGAAAAATGGCGCATAAATACCATCCGGACAAGGGTGGGGGAGACGAGACGAGATTTAAAGAAGCAAGCGAAGCATACTCGATACTTTCAGACGACAAAAAACGCGCCGAATACGACGCTTACGGACGTGTATTTTCCGATACTTCAGCAGGCGGTAGTCAGGGGGGCGGTTTCGGCGGTTTTGACTTTTCCGATTTCGTGCGTCAGAGCGGATTTGGCGGGGGAGAAGGCGTGGAATTTGATATTGGCGACCTTTTTGGCGAATTTTTCGGAGGCGGAGGCAGAAGCAGGACAAAACGGGGCCGAGATATTTCAATGGACGTTGAACTTTCTTTTGAAGAAGCGATTTTCGGCGTTACGAGGAAAATTCTTTTAAATAAAGTGTCGGCTTGTGATATTTGTGGCGGTAGTGGCGCCAAGAACCCTCAAGACATGAAGACATGCTCTCTTTGCAACGGAAAGGGTAAAATTCACGAAACACGTCGCTCCATAATGGGCTCTTTTTCCACTGTTAAACCCTGCGAAACATGCATGGGTCGTGGAAAAGTACCAAAGGACATCTGCGGAAATTGCGCAGGCAGAGGCGTCCTGCGAAAGCAAGAAGAGGTCTCTATAAAAATCCCCGTGGGAATTGACACGGGAGAGATGATACGTCTTTCCGGCGCGGGCGAAGCCGTAGCTGGCGGGGTCTCGGGAGACCTTTACGTTAAAATACATGTCGGCAAACACCCTCTCTACCGCAAAGAAGGCAACAACATCGTAACCGACCTTAACGTGAAATTAACAAGCGCCATTTTAGGCGACGAGTACACTCTTAAGACCCTTGAAGAAAACACCATTACCATAAAAATACCGGCAGGTATAGGTTTTGGCGAGATATTAAGAGTAAAAGGAAAAGGGGTGCCGACCGACAGCGGTCGCCGAGGCGATTTGCTTATCCGAGTAAACATTGACCTTCCAAAAAAGCTTTCAAAAGAGGCAAGGAAAACCATTGAAACCCTTAAGAGAGAAGGCATATAACTGAAACATACCCTGTCAGAACACATTTTAATATGTTATAATAAAAAAGTGTTCGTCCCTATAATTTGCAAAGACGAAGAGAGTTATAGAAAACTGAAAGTTGAAAATCCCGGACTGCGGAATTTGGATGTTTTTGAATTGCAACTGAAAGAGCTCTTCAATATCAGAAATCCCAACGTGGCTAACAAAATCAGGTTTCCTGATGGGGAAAGCAAATTTTTAAAATCTCCGCCGGTAGAGTCCGTTTGGATTTATTTTCCATGGAAAGAGCTGATTGTGAAGATGGTGAGCAGTGATGCATATTTTGAACTGCGGACGGCAAGGAACAAGAACATAATAAGCAAAGAGGAGCAACAATCATACAGAAATCTCCGCATCGGCATAGCGGGACTTTCGGTCGGCTCGGCTATATTGGAAAACCTAAACATAAGTGGCGGTCCTCAAAGTGTTAAAATTGCCGACTTTGACCGATTGGAAACAACTAATCTAAATCGTATAAGAGGCACTTTGCTTGACATTGGGCAATTAAAAACGGAAGTGGCGGCTTGGCGCGCCTATGAACTTGACCCGTTTTTGCATTTAGAAACTTATGACAGTGGCTTGGACGAGAAAAACATTGAGAAATTTATGATGGAGCCGAAACTTGACGCGTTTATTGACGAGATGGATTCCCTTGAGATGAAGTACCGGGCAAGGGAAATTTGCAAGAAAAACGGAATCCCTGTTTTAATGGCCACAGAAGTGGGGGACAAAGCCGTTTTGGACGTGGAACGGTATGACTTAGAGCCGGAGACAGAGCCGTTCCTCGGTGCCTTAGACGGATGGGATTTTGAGTCCTTAAAAAAAGTTGACAGAGAGAAATGGTTTGAACTGACATCAAAAATAATAGACCGGAGGCATCTTTCAGAGAGAATGACACAGTCGGTTGGTGAAATAGGTCGAACGCTCGCGGGAGTTCCACAGCTCGGGACTGCCGCTTCGGTTGCCGGCGCGTCAATATCTCTGGCTTTGCGCAAAATAAGCAGCGGGAAAAAACTGCCATCAGGAAAATACGTTACGGATTTAGAGCGTGCTCTTGAAAATAGAGTATAATTTTATGCTTCTTCCCTTAAAGAATCTGGATTTTTTAGCATTGGCGCGTCAAACAGCCAAAAACGTCCCGGCATACCGCGAGTTTTTAAAGCTAAAAGGAGCTAAAGTGCCGAATTTCGACAAAGATTTTCTTGCTTTGCCTGAAACCGATAAAAACAGTTATTTCCGAGCTTTTCAATTGAAGAAACTTTTTCCCAAAGAAGTTTTGCCTCCTTTTGCATACGCCAGTTCAGGGTCTTCTGGAAAGCCGACCTTTTGGTTTAGGGGAAGTGAGCAGGAAAGAATCGGAGTGGAAAGCCACGAAGTTATCTTTCGGGACATCTGGAATATAGGCAAGAGTGACGAAACACTGGTAATAATCTGTTTTTCTATGGGGCTGTGGGTGGCAGGCAGTTATACTCTGGCCTCTTGTCGTGGCCTTTCCCAAAAGGGATACAAAATCACGGCTGTCACTCCAAGCATTGACAAAGCAGATACAGTGTACGTTTTCAAAAAGCTATGTCCTCAATTTAAAAACGTTGTAATTGCGGGTTACCCCCCTTTTGTAGCCGATGTTTTACTGGAAGTAAAAAAGCGCAAAATTGATATTCCGAAAAACCTCTACATACTAACGGCCGGCGACTCTTTCACTGAAAAGTGGCGAGACGATATAGGGGCGCTTGCCAATATTAAAAAACCGCATCATATCGTAAGCGTTTATGGTTCTGCTGATACCGGCATCTTGGCATTCGAAACGCCGTTAACCATAGCCCTACGCCGAAAAGCACAGAAAGATCGGGCTTTGGCCTGTTCATTGTTTGGCGAAGTGAAAGAAATACCTCCCATACTGCAGTATGACCCGCGAATGCTTTTCATTGAGGAATCAAAAGGGGGAGAGCTCCTCATAACAGCGCCTACCGCGTCGCCTCTTATACGGTACAATATTCACGACAGGGGAAAAATCATTGACTTGAACAAACTGCAAGAGAAGTGGAAACTGCCGGATGTTGGCCGAAAGTTTAACGGCTGGAATAAAATGCCAGTCATTTCTACCTTTGGACGCACTGACGTCGCAGTAACGCTCTACGCCCTGAATATTTATCCTGAACATATAATCTCCTGTATTAAAAGGGCTCCATTCAAAAACCTTTTGTCGGGAAGTTTTTTGGTTTATAATAAAACAACACACGGAAGCAAAAGACAAACTTTACACATACGCCTTGAAATGTTGCCGAGGGCCGAAAAGCAGGCGGCCAGGTTTGGAAATGCTTCAGATGTTTTTGCCGAATATCTGTCACAAGTAAACATTGAATACAAGAAGCTGAAATCAGCCATAGGGAGAAAGGCCTTGCCGAAAATTCACTTCATGCAAAACGGCGACTCGCTACTTTGGAAAAACAAGGGGCCGGGACTTGTTTTCACTAAGGGCAAAAAGTCTAGAATTACAAACAATGATTGAACAAATTAAGAAAGCGGTTGAAATAGGGAAAGGGAAGACCCTTAAAATTGAGGATTGCAAAGCCGTGGCGCGGGAGGGCACGCAGGTAAAGATAAGTTCGCAGGGGAAGAAAGCGCTAAATGAATCAAACGACTTCCTTCAGCAACTGCATGAAAAGCGGCTTTTAATCTACGGAATAAATACTCAATTTGGAGGCCAAGTTAACTATATTGAACCAGCGCTTACCGCCAGTCAAAAGGACTACGACTCCTCGGTAAGACAAAGGCAAATTAACCTTATACGTTCGCACAATTGCGGCATCGGCCCGGAAGTGTCAGAAGATATCGTAAGGGCCGCCATGTTATTGCGAGCACATTGCCTTTCTCTCGGATTTTCAGGAGTGAGAGTCGAAGTCGTTGAGAAGCTACTTGCGCTTCTTGAAAATTCCATTCACCCGGTTGTAAAGCGGTACGGTTCTATTGGCGCAAGTGGCGACCTTGTGCCCTTATCTGCAATCGCTTGCGCCATTGTCGGTGAAAATACGCCGGTAAATTTGAGGGATGGAAAGTTGCCCGCCAGCGAGGCGTTGGACAAGTTTAAAATAATTCCTCTGCGCCCCGAGCTTCGCGAGGGACTTGCGCTTATAAACGGCACCTCCTTTATGACAGCCGCCGCATCTTTGGCATTTTACGATTTGGAAAGGCTGTTTGGACAGATGCTTAAGGCAGTGGCTTTGTCGTTAGAAGGCCTTTTAGTCATTGATAGCGGATATGATGCGCTGATTCACAAAGTTAAACTGCACACGGGGTCACAAGAAGTCAACGCCATCATGAACGACTTTTGGAGAGGGAGTTCGCTTGTGCGAAAATTGGACCAATTGAGAAAAGACAAAGGCGCGCAAAAAAGAAACGCTTCGGACCCACAGGAGATTTTCTTACAGGATTGCTATTCGGTACGCTCAATACCGCAAGGATTCGGTACCTTCAAGGAAAATATGGGACGTGTCAGGCAGTGGATTGAATCGGAAATGAATTCCGTAAATGACAACCCCGTTGTTGACACCAAAAGCAAGAGAGCTCTGCAGGGATCGAATTTCATGGGTTATTATATAAGTCAAGGCTCCGATATCTTGAAAATGGAGATAGCCCAGGCATCAGCATGGCTTCACGCAATTCTCGCCAATATGGTAAACGAGCGCAGAAGCAGAGGATTACCCGCAAATCTCGTAAGGGAACCGGGGCTCTATAGCGGTTTTAGACCTATCCAAATTGCCGCCGCCTCATTGGTTGTGCAAAACAGAAAGCTCGCCGTGGCTCATCAGAATTTTATGATCCCAACCGAGGGGGATAATCAAGATGTAAACAGTTTGGGCACGCACGCGGCTCTCGATCTTGGAGACGCTGTTTCAAATCTGCGGTATCTAACGGCTATTCTTTTGCTTGCCGGCGCGCAAGCGGTTGAGCTTCGCGGTTTAGACAAAGCCGGAAAGGAAGCGAGATCATTGGTGAAAAAGATCCGCCAGCGGGCAGCAGTCATTGATAAAGACGAAAATCCCGCTTCTTCAGTTGACGCGGTGGTACAACTACTAAAGAACGAAGAAGTGTAGAACTATGACACAGGAAACTCTAAAAGTCATTTTAAGCGAAGCAGTTTACGCGCCGTCCGGCGACAATTTGCAACCGTGGCATTTTGAATTTAGTAGACAGTCAGGAGTCCTCAAAGTTTTTGCTGACTTGAAAAAAGACAACTTTGTTCTGAATTTCCGCTGGAGAGGAACTTACATAGCCGTTGGCGCACTGTTGGAAAATATATCAATCACTTCAAAAAAAAATGGTTTTACAGCGAGAATCAAACTGTTTCCTGACGGCCAAAGCCAACCCAACTTTATTGCTGAAATTCTGTTTGAGAAAAATGATCCTGACGAGGACGAGCTTTATGAATTCATCAGATCCAGCCGAACTAACCGCAGGCCTTATGAGAAAGATCCGATATCGGAGGAAAAAAAGGCAGCATTGCTAAGCGGTGCGAGAAATCAGTTCTGCAGATTAATTCTTTTAAGTGGCAGGCGAGAGATTTCCGGTCTGGCACCGGCCTTTAGTGTCATGGAAAGAGTGGCTCTTGAAAACGAAACCCTGCACAGGTTGTTTTTTAAAGATATTGTCTGGAGTGAAACTGAAGAGAAAGAAAAAAAAAGCGGACTTTACTTAAAAACTCTTGAACTGCCTTCGCCGGCAGGCATGGTCTTTCGTCTTATTAAATATTGGCCTATAATGAAAGTGTTTAACGCTTTGGGATTTTCAAGATTTGCGGCATTTGGAAATGCTTCCGTTTACAGCTCGTCAGGCGCGCTGGGAGCGATTATTATGAGCGAAACGACTGCAAAGGCCTTTGTAGAAGCGGGGCGTATGCTTCAGAGAACTTGGCTTTTGTGCACAAAACTTGGACTAAGCTTTCAAATTGTAACCGGTATTGTATTTTTGGCTGAAAAGTTTACTTCCGGAGAGCGAAAGGGGTTTACGGGGAAGCATATCGCATTGGTTGAAAACTCCAACCAGACAATTAGAAAACACTTTGACGCGAGAGGAGAGGAGGTTATCGGACTAACTTTTCGCATCGGCGTCGCCAAACCGCCCTCAGCCACTTCTTCACGAAAGGAGCCAGTTATAAAAATAGTACAAAAATGAATCGCACCACTTCTAACAAAAGGCAAGAAGAAATAGAAGAAATAATCGGCAACCTTAAAGAACTGAAGCGAGACGAGGATAAAAATAAAGAATACGCTATTGACGCGAATATCGCTTTTTTTACAGCGCTACTTTCTTACCGTTCGTTCTTGAGATGGTTTATTTTTCACTGTTCACAAGTTGATGGAGTAAAACTTCTGGAGCTGACGGACTTCAATAATGCAAGCTGGAAAGCGGAATTCTATAAACAGATGATACTTTTTGAAAAGGACAGATTTCCCTATTTTATTCGACCATTGGTCAATCGACTTGTCCAGTTTATCAAAAGCCAAAGTAGAGACGTTGTTGTGGCCAGTTTTGGATGTGGTCCAATGGAGATAGAAAGGCAAGTACTGAAAAGGTTAGAGAGCGATAAATTTCCCCACAGCGTTACTTTTGTGGGGTTTGATACGGAGCGTGTGGCTATTGATTTTGCAAAACGAAACTTAAGTAGCTTGGAAACACTGCATATAAATGTTGACGAATTCGTTGGGGCAAATAATCTTAAAGGTAAAATTCAGGGACAAAAAAAAGCGAAATACTCTGTACTTCTGACCTCTGTTGATGTATTTGACTTACCGGTACTCTTGGGGGACTATAAATTTGACATACTTTTTCACTCTCTTTTTCGCCATCATGTAAAGCATTTATCACATAATTTGGAAAACCTGACTCGCCGCATCAGTCAATCATCCATTGAATATGATGGGTACAGAAGTTTTTGGAGAATACTACCGCCTTCTATAGAGTTTTGGAACTCTCCGGTTTTTTTGAACTCTGCGGTATTTTCCAACTTGCGATACGACCAAAAGAGCGAAGTAATGTTAAGAAAGAGGGAGGGTTTTAAACTTTCCTTCTTTCCACAAGGGACTTATCTGTTAGAATATAGCTAACATGAAAATACTGGAAACCCTGTTACCAAACACAGATCTCTTATTACTCGGAGTGACCGTGGCCGCAATAGGCATACTTGGTTTTGTTGTGTACATCAACAATCCCCACAGTATAACCCACCAGTCCTTTCTGCCACTTTCAATTTTCGCTGTCTTGTGGGGAATTTTTAATTATTTAACTTATCAATTTGACAAACCAGAGGTGGTTATATGGGTTCTACGAATATCAGTTTTCTTTGCTGTTTGGTACGCTCTTGCTTTGTTTAACATGCTTTATGTTGTTCCAAAAGAAAAAGTTAAGTTTCCGAAAATATATTGGGTTGTGTTCCTGCCGATAGTTGTCCTGACATCATTTTTTACTTTGACACCGCTTGTCTTTAAGGAAGTAACTGGGTTTGTTGACGGACGCGTGACCAGCGTTCAAAACGCACCTGGTGTTATCGCATTTGC
Above is a genomic segment from bacterium containing:
- a CDS encoding aromatic amino acid ammonia-lyase codes for the protein MIEQIKKAVEIGKGKTLKIEDCKAVAREGTQVKISSQGKKALNESNDFLQQLHEKRLLIYGINTQFGGQVNYIEPALTASQKDYDSSVRQRQINLIRSHNCGIGPEVSEDIVRAAMLLRAHCLSLGFSGVRVEVVEKLLALLENSIHPVVKRYGSIGASGDLVPLSAIACAIVGENTPVNLRDGKLPASEALDKFKIIPLRPELREGLALINGTSFMTAAASLAFYDLERLFGQMLKAVALSLEGLLVIDSGYDALIHKVKLHTGSQEVNAIMNDFWRGSSLVRKLDQLRKDKGAQKRNASDPQEIFLQDCYSVRSIPQGFGTFKENMGRVRQWIESEMNSVNDNPVVDTKSKRALQGSNFMGYYISQGSDILKMEIAQASAWLHAILANMVNERRSRGLPANLVREPGLYSGFRPIQIAAASLVVQNRKLAVAHQNFMIPTEGDNQDVNSLGTHAALDLGDAVSNLRYLTAILLLAGAQAVELRGLDKAGKEARSLVKKIRQRAAVIDKDENPASSVDAVVQLLKNEEV
- the dnaK gene encoding molecular chaperone DnaK; the encoded protein is MSKILGIDLGTTFSAIAVMEGGTPKIIENAEGARTTPSIVAESKTGERLVGLLAKRQAVTNPKNTVYQIKRFIGHTYDEAGVQKDIKNVPFETRKSDKGSIEVKMADKWLRPEEISAMILGKLKADAEARFGEKITEAVITVPAYFNDSQRQATKDAGKIAGLDVKRIINEPTAAALAYGFNKKKEEKIAVFDFGGGTFDVSILEVGDDVIEVKSTDGDSHLGGRDIDAKVVAWLADEFKKENVIDLRKDPLALQRLDEAAEKAKIELSTATQTEINIPFITSGVDGPKHLLVTMTRAKLEELAGEFVERAMDITKRAMEASPFKVGEINEVILVGGQTRMPALQKAVKEFFGKEPHMGVNPDEVVAIGAAIQGGILGGDVKDILLLDVIPLSLGIETMGGVATKLIEKNTTVPTSRSQTFSTAADNQTQVEIHITQGERPMAPDNKSLGKFILDGIPPAPRGMPQVEVTFDIDANGILNVKAKDKTSGKEQSIRIEASSGLSQDEIEKMKKEAEAHSAEDQKKKELVEAKNLAEQLSYTAEKSLKDAGEKVPADLKKTIEEKIAALKTAQNGQDVGAIKSASEALSVEMQKIGPHMNASNNQDTRNNNQTEEKKDGNVRDAEVKEENPSNSSGQGKDEGEEKKG
- a CDS encoding ThiF family adenylyltransferase; translation: MFVPIICKDEESYRKLKVENPGLRNLDVFELQLKELFNIRNPNVANKIRFPDGESKFLKSPPVESVWIYFPWKELIVKMVSSDAYFELRTARNKNIISKEEQQSYRNLRIGIAGLSVGSAILENLNISGGPQSVKIADFDRLETTNLNRIRGTLLDIGQLKTEVAAWRAYELDPFLHLETYDSGLDEKNIEKFMMEPKLDAFIDEMDSLEMKYRAREICKKNGIPVLMATEVGDKAVLDVERYDLEPETEPFLGALDGWDFESLKKVDREKWFELTSKIIDRRHLSERMTQSVGEIGRTLAGVPQLGTAASVAGASISLALRKISSGKKLPSGKYVTDLERALENRV
- a CDS encoding endonuclease domain-containing protein; this encodes MRTIHNLSENKSLRKKLRNNATPQEIIMWSRLKGNQLGHKFRRQHGIGKYIVDFYCPEKKLIIELDGSQHIDSGYDKMRSEYLESVGCKIIRFWDSEVNTNIDGVLMKIQSALE
- a CDS encoding PIN domain-containing protein, which codes for MEHRSIIIDSSFLVALYLTNDSQHGQAKIIANKLASMPKTIVIHPYVVEEVATILAYRVGTALSQRFLIDLTASTESTLFAPVVIKRDIEFFQALNKKISFADATIIYLAKQMNSPILTFDKQMLSILKNL
- the dnaJ gene encoding molecular chaperone DnaJ: MSKNYYEVLGVDKSASKDEIKKAFRKMAHKYHPDKGGGDETRFKEASEAYSILSDDKKRAEYDAYGRVFSDTSAGGSQGGGFGGFDFSDFVRQSGFGGGEGVEFDIGDLFGEFFGGGGRSRTKRGRDISMDVELSFEEAIFGVTRKILLNKVSACDICGGSGAKNPQDMKTCSLCNGKGKIHETRRSIMGSFSTVKPCETCMGRGKVPKDICGNCAGRGVLRKQEEVSIKIPVGIDTGEMIRLSGAGEAVAGGVSGDLYVKIHVGKHPLYRKEGNNIVTDLNVKLTSAILGDEYTLKTLEENTITIKIPAGIGFGEILRVKGKGVPTDSGRRGDLLIRVNIDLPKKLSKEARKTIETLKREGI